One window from the genome of Cucumis melo cultivar AY chromosome 12, USDA_Cmelo_AY_1.0, whole genome shotgun sequence encodes:
- the LOC103498396 gene encoding glycosyltransferase BC10-like, which translates to MRQYWPVTPPQPAPVVVGMREFRSSKSVGQEMMMSSSEGPHPPGDQLVHRMRGLPAVKGIIRGKVAFMFLTRGDLPLRPFWERFFNGNEGLYSIYVHSDPSFNATFPLNSVFHGRTIPSKVVEWGQPSMIEAERRLLSNALLDVSNQRFLLLSESCIPVFNFTTVYTYLMGSAHIFVESYDLPGRLGRNRYRSKMQPTIIETQWRKGSQWFEMDRRTATVVVEDRKYFPLFQKYCRPNCISDEHYLATMMSIEFGERNSNRTLTWTDWSKHGPHPTGFESEDVTVELLERIRDGSMCEYNGERSRICYLFARKFMGSALNRLLEIASQIMFIH; encoded by the exons ATGAGACAGTACTGGCCGGTTACTCCGCCGCAACCGGCACCGGTGGTGGTGGGGATGAGAGAATTTAGGAGCTCAAAAAGTGTGGGGCAAGAGATGATGATGAGTAGTAGTGAGGGCCCTCATCCCCCGGGGGATCAGTTGGTTCACCGGATGAGAGGGTTACCGGCGGTGAAAGGAATTATTAGGGGGAAGGTGGCGTTCATGTTTTTAACGAGAGGGGATTTGCCGTTGAGGCCATTTTGGGAAAGGTTTTTCAATGGAAACGAAGGATTATACTCAATTTATGTGCATTCTGATCCTTCTTTCAATGCAACTTTCCCATTAAATTCTGTCTTTCATGGACGTACCATACCTAGCAAG GTAGTTGAATGGGGGCAACCAAGCATGATTGAAGCGGAGCGACGGCTCTTATCCAACGCTCTTCTCGACGTCTCTAACCAACGATTCCTCCTTCTTTCCGAGTCCTGCATTCCCGTCTTCAACTTCACCACCGTCTACACTTATCTAATGGGGTCGGCTCATATCTTCGTCGAGTCCTACGACTTACCTGGCCGTTTGGGCAGAAACCGGTACAGGTCCAAAATGCAGCCAACAATCATTGAGACCCAATGGAGGAAAGGCTCCCAGTGGTTCGAAATGGACCGACGGACGGCGACGGTGGTGGTGGAGGACCGGAAGTACTTCCCACTGTTCCAAAAGTACTGCCGCCCGAATTGCATTTCGGATGAGCATTATTTGGCGACGATGATGAGTATAGAGTTCGGGGAAAGGAATTCGAACCGGACGCTGACTTGGACGGATTGGTCGAAGCATGGGCCTCACCCGACGGGGTTCGAGAGCGAGGATGTGACGGTTGAGCTTTTGGAGAGGATACGGGACGGCAGCATGTGCGAGTATAATGGAGAAAGAAGTAGAATTTGTTATTTGTTTGCGAGAAAGTTCATGGGAAGTGCTTTGAATCGGCTGCTGGAAATTGCTTCTCAAATCATGTTCATCCATTGA
- the LOC103498310 gene encoding glycosyltransferase BC10 yields MANEQLKHSTSQFSQIFHVFFLLIGFSIGMAVSLNLKSFSSFNIQLPNFSFPSSPSTTLVFVRQQQPPPALSSPPPLQPPSPSVDFYEMNNFFEVNVEPPLMHRMSDDEVFWRASMVPMIKEFPYERVPKIAFMFLIKGSLPLAPLWEMFFKGHEHLFSIYVHTHPLYNVSSSLPPNSVFYGRRIPSQAVQWGRPSMIDAERRLLANALLDFSNERFILLSETCIPLYNFTTIYNYLINSQYTFVSSYDDPRKIGRGRYNPRMFPIVSIADWRKGSQWFEVDRTVAIEIISDTTYYPIFREHCGPPCYMDEHYIPTLVNIVLPERNSNQTVTWVDWSKNGPHPGRFGRREISLELLNRVRFSFNCSYNDGKNDTVSLCFLFARKFMPDSLQPLLKIWPSLLQGLI; encoded by the exons ATGGCTAATGAGCAGCTGAAGCATTCTACATCTCAGTTTTCCCAAATCTTCCATGTTTTCTTCTTACTTATTGGCTTCTCCATTGGAATGGCTGTCAGTTTGAACCTCAAGAGCTTCTCATCATTCAACATCCAGCTCCCCAActtttcctttccatcttcaCCATCAACAACACTAGTGTTTGTTAGACAGCAACAACCACCTCCGGCCTTATCGTCACCACCACCACTTCAACCGCCATCTCCTTCAGTTGACTTCTACGAAATGAATAATTTTTTCGAGGTGAACGTAGAGCCCCCTCTAATGCATAGAATGAGTGATGACGAGGTGTTCTGGAGAGCATCCATGGTTCCAATGATCAAAGAATTTCCATACGAACGTGTGCCAAAAATTGCTTTCATGTTTCTGATAAAAGGGTCATTGCCTTTAGCTCCTTTGTGGGAAATGTTCTTCAAAGGACATGAACACCTCTTCTCAATTTACGTGCATACTCATCCATTGTATAATGTTTCCTCTTCTCTGCCTCCAAACTCTGTCTTCTATGGAAGAAGAATCCCAAGCCAG GCAGTGCAATGGGGGAGACCTTCCATGATCGACGCGGAGCGCCGCCTTCTAGCGAACGCCCTTCTCGACTTCTCTAACGAAAGATTCATCCTCCTCTCAGAAACCTGCATTCCTCTCTACAACTTCACCACCATCTATAACTACCTCATTAATTCCCAATACACCTTCGTTTCTTCCTACGACGATCCCCGAAAAATAGGTCGTGGTCGATACAACCCCCGGATGTTCCCAATCGTATCGATCGCCGATTGGCGAAAAGGGTCGCAGTGGTTTGAAGTAGATCGAACGGTGGCCATCGAGATAATCTCCGACACGACATATTACCCTATTTTCAGGGAGCACTGCGGGCCGCCATGTTACATGGACGAGCATTACATTCCTACGTTGGTTAATATTGTTTTGCCGGAGCGGAATTCCAACCAAACCGTTACTTGGGTTGATTGGTCCAAAAACGGTCCGCACCCGGGCAGGTTTGGGCGGCGGGAGATCTCGCTCGAGCTTTTGAACCGGGTTCGGTTTAGTTTTAATTGTAGTTATAATGATGGAAAAAACGACACCGTTTCACTATGCTTTTTGTTTGCTCGGAAATTCATGCCCGATTCTTTACAACCTCTACTCAAGATTTGGCCGTCACTATTGCAAGGTTTGATTTAA
- the LOC103498233 gene encoding AP-3 complex subunit delta, whose protein sequence is MAGSSLMDSLFQRTLDDLIKGLRLQLIGESAFISKAMDEIRREIKSTDPQTKSTALQKLSYLNSLHGIDMNWAAFHVVEVMSSSRFAQKKIGYHAASQSFHEATPVLLLITNQLRKDLTSTNEFEVSLALDCLSRFATVDLARDLTPEIFTLLSSSKVFVRKKAIGVVLRVFGKYPDAVRVCFKRLVENLESSDPRILSAVVGVFCELASQDPRSYLPLAPEFYRILADSKNNWVLIKVLKIFKNLAPLEPRLARKIVEPITEHMRRTGAKSLLFECIRTVVTSLSDFETAVRLAVEKTREFLVDDDPNLKYLGLHALSILVPKHSWAVLENKEVVIKSLSDVDPNVKLESLRLVMAMVSDNNVTEICRVLVNLALKSDPEFCNEILGSILATCGESVYEIIIDFDWYVSLLGEMSRIPYCRKGEEIENQLIDIGMRVKDARPTLVSVGRDLLIDPALLGNPFMDRILSAAAWVSGEYVQFSGKPFELLEALLQPRSNLLPPSVRAVYVQSAFKVMIFCLNSYIQEQNIDSSSYIDTLVENGSESISARECQDASALASCDVSDQFEQVEVFNPRGSNQPPKVTFAENDRETLTRVQTCTSASLEDNSSSLGSIVELLNFIQFSLGPLTWSHDVELLERSRNLLNFIDLIRQQIPDGLNEKDGSAERELAEISKIVELILDAFSDDFGPVSINAQERVPIPEGLILKENLDDLKMICSDIELSEGSYSFGNSLYEEKVDSSILSQQIPQESESSNATTSLLSEHRKRHGLYYLPSDKTDDASNDYPPANELKEQDILDDDAAHLVKLAERSLAMKKKSTSAKPRPVVVRLDEGDELPVTRKKPQLNDEQLSDAVRDVLVGSDARPTSSQTDQSSKPSNRRKGKEKQNAGNPSDSKENLGNVEEQSSNMVDTSLRRTHRHHGKDGKQASLEKNSEKKDQTHKKSKRTSSQRHGRHKAKQSGDTSLPVASQTVIPDFLL, encoded by the coding sequence ATGGCGGGTTCATCTCTCATGGACAGTCTCTTCCAGCGAACTCTTGATGACCTTATTAAAGGCCTTCGCCTTCAACTTATTGGCGAGTCTGCTTTTATCTCCAAGGCCATGGATGAGATTCGTCGCGAGATCAAATCTACGGACCCTCAAACTAAGTCCACCGCTCTGCAAAAGCTCTCCTATCTCAATTCCCTTCACGGTATCGATATGAACTGGGCTGCTTTCCATGTCGTTGAGGTTATGTCATCTTCTCGTTTCGCTCAAAAGAAGATCGGGTATCACGCTGCGTCCCAATCGTTTCACGAAGCCACCCCAGTTCTGCTCCTCATTACCAACCAGCTCCGGAAGGATTTAACTAGTACCAATGAATTCGAGGTTAGTCTTGCTCTTGATTGTTTGTCAAGATTTGCAACTGTTGATCTTGCTAGGGACTTGACACCTGAGATTTTTACATTGTTGTCGAGTAGTAAGGTGTTTGTTAGAAAGAAGGCAATTGGTGTGGTTTTGAGGGTTTTTGGGAAATACCCAGATGCTGTTAGGGTGTGCTTTAAGCGTTTGGTTGAGAATTTAGAGAGTTCAGATCCCCGGATTTTGTCTGCAGTTGTGGGGGTCTTTTGTGAGCTTGCTTCTCAGGACCCTAGATCTTATCTTCCATTGGCACCTGAATTTTATAGAATTTTGGCTGATAGCAAGAATAATTGGGTGCTCATTAAGGTCTTGAAGATATTTAAAAATCTTGCTCCATTGGAGCCTAGATTGGCCAGGAAAATTGTTGAACCTATAACTGAGCATATGAGAAGAACAGGTGCAAAGTCATTGTTGTTCGAGTGTATTAGGACTGTGGTGACAAGCTTGTCTGATTTTGAAACAGCAGTTAGACTTGCTGTTGAGAAAACTCGAGAATTTTTGGTTGATGATGATCCGAATCTTAAGTATCTTGGATTGCACGCTCTTTCAATCCTTGTGCCAAAACACTCGTGGGCAGTTTTGGAGAATAAAGAGGTTGTAATCAAATCTCTAAGTGATGTGGACCCAAATGTTAAACTTGAGTCCTTGCGGCTTGTGATGGCTATGGTTTCTGATAACAATGTAACTGAAATTTGCAGAGTTTTGGTGAACCTTGCGCTTAAATCTGATCCTGAGTTTTGTAATGAAATTCTTGGGTCCATATTAGCCACATGTGGTGAGAGTGTGTATGAAATCATTATTGACTTTGATTGGTATGTGTCACTTCTTGGAGAAATGTCAAGGATCCCATATTGCCGAAAGGGGGAGGAAATTGAAAATCAGCTTATAGATATTGGTATGAGGGTCAAGGATGCAAGGCCTACACTTGTCAGTGTTGGCCGTGATTTGCTAATTGATCCGGCATTACTTGGTAACCCTTTCATGGATAGGATACTATCAGCTGCTGCTTGGGTATCGGGAGAATATGTGCAGTTTTCCGGCAAGCCATTCGAACTTCTAGAGGCATTATTACAACCTCGCAGTAATCTTTTGCCACCATCAGTTAGAGCAGTTTATGTTCAGTCAGCATTTAAAGTAAtgattttttgtttaaattcttACATTCAAGAGCAAAACATTGACTCCTCTTCCTATATTGATACATTGGTAGAGAATGGTTCAGAATCTATCTCTGCCAGGGAATGCCAAGATGCTTCTGCTTTAGCATCATGTGATGTTTCTGATCAATTTGAACAGGTTGAAGTGTTCAACCCAAGGGGGTCAAATCAACCACCAAAAGTTACTTTTGCGGAAAATGACAGGGAGACATTGACTCGTGTCCAGACATGTACATCTGCATCGTTAGAGGATAATAGTTCATCTCTTGGATCAATAGTTGAGTTGTTGAATTTTATTCAGTTTTCTTTGGGCCCTTTAACGTGGAGCCATGATGTTGAATTGCTTGAGAGATCTAGAAACTTGCTCAATTTTATTGATCTAATTAGGCAACAGATTCCTGATGGCCTAAATGAAAAGGATGGGAGTGCAGAAAGGGAACTCGCTGAAATCTCCAAAATAGTTGAACTGATTCTTGATGCCTTCTCGGATGACTTTGGCCCAGTCTCAATAAATGCTCAAGAAAGGGTTCCAATTCCCGAAGGATTGATACTCAAGGAGAATcttgatgatttgaaaatgaTATGTAGTGATATTGAGCTATCAGAAGGCTCCTATTCTTTTGGAAATTCTCTCTATGAGGAAAAAGTCGATTCATCTATATTATCCCAACAGATCCCGCAAGAGTCTGAATCATCGAATGCAACCACATCTCTTCTCTCCGAACACCGTAAGCGGCATGGACTGTATTATCTTCCATCAGATAAGACTGATGATGCCTCCAATGATTATCCACCAGCCAATGAACTCAAGGAACAAGATATTCTGGATGATGATGCTGCCCACCTTGTCAAGCTTGCAGAACGGTCACTTGCAATGAAGAAAAAGTCTACTTCAGCCAAACCTAGGCCTGTGGTGGTGAGACTGGATGAAGGAGACGAATTGCCTGTTACAAGGAAGAAACCTCAGTTGAACGACGAACAGCTATCTGATGCAGTTCGTGATGTTCTTGTGGGTAGTGATGCAAGGCCTACTTCCTCGCAAACAGACCAATCTTCCAAACCTTCTAACAGGAGAAAAGGAAAGGAGAAACAGAATGCTGGTAATCCTTCGGattcaaaagaaaatttggGCAATGTTGAAGAGCAATCCTCCAACATGGTAGATACAAGTTTGAGAAGAACACATCGGCATCATGGAAAAGATGGCAAACAAGCAAGTCTTGAAAAGAACAGTGAGAAAAAGGATCAAACTCATAAAAAGAGCAAAAGAACGAGTAGTCAGCGGCATGGTAGACATAAAGCTAAACAAAGTGGGGATACTTCATTACCTGTGGCTTCACAGACAGTTATACCCGATTTCCTTTTATAG
- the LOC103498161 gene encoding uncharacterized protein LOC103498161: protein MCSEVSSPRISFSHNLICESSSPMDQYVEYRRRDVSLLDSIDFEFNISIEHESSCADEIFSNGIILPIKIQSHKQSHPSLPPLPPSIDHSKKITLVNSSSSSSSSSSSSSSSSSSDHQLEQRVSESKSFWGFKRSMSLNNFETKTLSLCPIPLLSRSNSTGSVSNSKSKKFKDSQKQNSQKQNSSSMRKSSPSSLNQYPTILKPQMCKNPGGVYGNYHYIGPVLNVPPKFFGFGSLLGCGKEKKSKK, encoded by the coding sequence ATGTGCTCGGAAGTATCCTCACCGAGAATATCGTTCTCGCATAATCTTATCTGTGAAAGTAGCTCACCCATGGATCAGTACGTCGAGTACAGGCGGCGAGACGTGTCCTTGTTGGATTCGATAGACTTTGAGTTCAACATCAGCATTGAACATGAATCTTCTTGTGCAGATGAGATTTTTAGTAATGGAATCATTCTTCCTATCAAAATTCAATCTCACAAACAATCTCATCCTTCACTTCCTCCTCTTCCTCCTTCCATAGATCATTCAAAGAAAATCACATTGGTgaattcatcatcatcatcatcatcatcatcatcatcttcttcttcttcttcttcttcagatCATCAGTTAGAACAGAGAGTTTCAGAGTCCAAATCCTTTTGGGGATTCAAAAGAAGTATGAGTCTCAACAACTTTGAAACTAAAACACTATCTCTTTGCCCAATTCCACTTTTATCAAGAAGCAACTCAACTGGGtcagtttcaaattcaaaatccaaaaagttcaaagattcacaaaagcaaaattCTCAGAAACAGAACTCATCATCAATGCGAAAGTCGTCGCCATCGTCGTTAAATCAATACCCAACAATTCTAAAGCCTCAAATGTGCAAGAATCCAGGTGGGGTTTATGGAAATTATCATTATATTGGTCCTGTGTTGAACGTTCCTCCAAAGTTTTTTGGTTTTGGTTCACTTCTTGGATgtgggaaagaaaaaaagagtaagaaatgA